The bacterium sequence TTCTAACGTCCAGATTGTCATGGCAAATCCATTCAACGAGTTTCTTGGGAACCAGTTTACCATAAACGGGCGAAAAATGAACACTGTTTACTCGTTGATTGAGGTTGTATTTTTCTGCTATATCCTTTGCCCAATCGTAATCCTTTCTGTCGCCTATCACAAACTTAACCTCATCTTTTTTCCTTAAATACTCAATGTTTTTCCACAGCGTATTGACGCTCATTTTGCTTCCCGGACATTTCAAATCAAGTATTATTATTGCGTGTTGATTTATATTCTTAATACCAATAGTGCCATTTGTTTCAATTAAAACAATGTATTTTTGCTTGATTAAAGTGGCAATCAGTTCAATGGTTTGTTTTTGCAGAAGAGGTTCTCCTCCTGTGATTTCTACCAGATTCGGACCCAGCATCTTTACTTTTCGGACTATTTCTTCTATAGATAAATCATCCCCTTTTTCGTAAGCATACTTTGTGTCGCAGTAGCTGCATCTGAGATTACAGCCTGTAAGTCTTACGAAACTGCACAATTTGCCGGCAAAGCTCCCCTCGCCCTGAATGCTTTTAAAAATTTCATTAACCTTAATCATGAATCACCTGAATTCTTTTTGACATCAAATCAAAATTTGCTATTATACACAGAGGTTCAAGATGTTTCTGCCGGGATGGTGAAATTGGCAGACACGCTAGCTTGAGGGGCTAGTGGGAGAAATCCTGTGCGAGTTCAAATCTCGCTCCCGGTACTATCTGGCTATTTTACTGTTTGTGTAATCAATAATGTATTTTCTTTCTTCATCAGAAATATCAGTAAAGAGAAGCCCTGTATCAAAATCATTATCCATTCTTCTTTTTCTTGAGTATATAACACGTGCGAGGGCATTAATTGGAGAGCTATAACCGGGAATTTCTATTTCCAGTTCAATGATTGTGCTCCTTGTTATGCAGTCAGCTGTTGTTATACAAATTCCGTTCCCGCCTATATTTTCTGTATAGGCTTGCTCATCCTTGCTAATACCTGTTGGAGAATATGCAAGGTAATTGACAGCTGCTTTCATATCCAGGCGAGGATA is a genomic window containing:
- a CDS encoding radical SAM protein, with product MIKVNEIFKSIQGEGSFAGKLCSFVRLTGCNLRCSYCDTKYAYEKGDDLSIEEIVRKVKMLGPNLVEITGGEPLLQKQTIELIATLIKQKYIVLIETNGTIGIKNINQHAIIILDLKCPGSKMSVNTLWKNIEYLRKKDEVKFVIGDRKDYDWAKDIAEKYNLNQRVNSVHFSPVYGKLVPKKLVEWICHDNLDVRMQIQIHKYIWGPDARGV